In Streptomyces hawaiiensis, one genomic interval encodes:
- the fusA gene encoding elongation factor G, whose product MRTHLNPLAVVRNLGILAHVDAGKTTVTERILFATGTTHKRGEVHDGTTVTDFDPQERDRGITIFAAAVSCAWDGHRINLIDTPGHVDFADEVERALRVLDGAVAVFDAVAGVEPQSESVWRQADRHGVPRIAFVNKMDRAGADLDAAVASIRARLHPAPLVVQLPIGAEDTFTGVVDLVRMRALLWTDDGTVENAPVPDELRAAAQERRRSLEEAVAELHPGALEEFCDTGTLSEGTLSSALREATRDGDGVVVLCGSAYRNRGVEPLLDAVVAYLPSPLDVPPVRGTLDGVEQERPADPAAPAAALAFKVHATSTGRLTYLRIYSGTIEKGDTLWDASARRTERIGRILRVQADRHAPLDRAVAGDIVAVVGLKAARAGSTLCAPDAPLVLEPPGVPEPVVSVAVESRRAGDTDRLASGLARLTEEDPSLVARTDPETGQTVLSGMGELHLEVAVEKLRRELGLEVNVGRPRVSYRETVGRGVSGLVFRHVKQDGGAGQFAHVVLDVEPHEEGGFAFRSAVVGGRVPQEYVRAVEAGCRDALTEGPLGGHPVTGLRVTLTDGATHVKDSSDTAFRTAGRLGLREALRACAMVLLEPVVEVTVTVPEDAVGGVLGDLAARRAKVTGSVTRAGAAVVTATVPLAELFGYATRLRSRTQGRGTFTARPTGYAPAPVATPVR is encoded by the coding sequence GTGCGCACCCACCTCAACCCGCTCGCCGTCGTCCGCAACCTCGGCATCCTCGCCCACGTCGACGCCGGCAAGACCACCGTCACCGAACGGATCCTGTTCGCCACCGGAACCACGCACAAGCGCGGCGAGGTCCACGACGGCACCACCGTTACCGACTTCGACCCGCAGGAGCGCGACCGGGGCATCACCATCTTCGCCGCGGCGGTGAGCTGCGCCTGGGACGGTCACCGGATCAACCTCATCGACACCCCGGGGCACGTCGACTTCGCCGACGAGGTGGAGCGTGCGCTGCGGGTGCTCGACGGTGCGGTGGCCGTGTTCGACGCGGTGGCCGGGGTGGAGCCGCAGAGCGAGTCGGTGTGGCGGCAGGCCGACCGGCACGGCGTGCCGAGGATCGCGTTCGTCAACAAGATGGACCGCGCCGGGGCCGACCTCGACGCGGCCGTGGCGTCGATCCGGGCGCGACTGCACCCGGCACCTCTGGTCGTACAGCTGCCGATCGGCGCGGAGGACACCTTCACCGGTGTCGTCGACCTGGTGCGCATGCGCGCGCTGCTGTGGACCGATGACGGCACCGTCGAGAACGCGCCGGTGCCCGACGAGCTGCGGGCCGCAGCCCAGGAACGCCGTCGGTCGCTGGAGGAGGCCGTGGCGGAACTGCATCCGGGCGCACTGGAGGAGTTCTGCGACACCGGCACGCTCTCCGAGGGGACCCTCTCCTCGGCGCTGCGCGAGGCGACCCGGGACGGTGACGGCGTGGTCGTGCTGTGCGGCTCCGCGTACCGCAACCGCGGTGTCGAGCCGCTGCTGGACGCGGTCGTGGCCTATCTGCCGTCGCCCCTGGACGTGCCGCCGGTCCGGGGCACGCTCGACGGCGTGGAGCAGGAGCGGCCCGCCGACCCCGCGGCACCCGCGGCCGCCCTCGCGTTCAAGGTGCACGCCACCTCCACGGGACGGCTGACCTACCTGCGGATCTACTCGGGCACGATCGAGAAGGGAGACACGCTGTGGGACGCGAGCGCGCGGCGCACCGAGCGGATCGGACGGATCCTGCGCGTCCAGGCCGACCGGCACGCCCCGCTGGACCGGGCCGTCGCCGGGGACATCGTCGCCGTGGTCGGGCTGAAGGCGGCCCGCGCCGGCTCGACCCTGTGCGCACCGGACGCTCCGCTCGTCCTGGAACCGCCCGGTGTGCCCGAGCCGGTGGTGTCGGTCGCGGTCGAGTCCCGCCGGGCCGGTGACACCGACCGGCTGGCGTCGGGGCTGGCGCGGCTGACCGAGGAGGATCCCTCGCTGGTCGCGCGAACCGACCCGGAGACCGGGCAGACGGTGCTGTCGGGCATGGGCGAACTGCACCTGGAGGTGGCAGTGGAGAAGCTCCGGCGCGAGCTGGGCCTTGAGGTCAACGTCGGGCGCCCCCGCGTCAGTTACCGGGAGACCGTCGGCCGAGGCGTGTCCGGGCTGGTGTTCCGGCACGTCAAGCAGGACGGGGGAGCGGGGCAGTTCGCCCACGTCGTCCTCGACGTCGAGCCGCACGAGGAGGGGGGTTTCGCCTTCCGCTCGGCCGTCGTCGGCGGGCGGGTGCCGCAGGAGTACGTCCGGGCGGTCGAGGCCGGCTGCCGGGACGCCCTCACCGAGGGCCCGCTCGGCGGGCACCCGGTGACCGGGCTGCGCGTCACGCTCACCGACGGGGCGACCCATGTGAAGGACTCCTCGGACACGGCGTTCCGCACGGCCGGCCGCCTCGGTCTCCGGGAGGCCCTGCGCGCCTGCGCGATGGTCCTGCTGGAGCCGGTCGTCGAGGTCACGGTCACCGTGCCCGAGGACGCGGTGGGCGGCGTGCTCGGCGATCTCGCCGCCCGGCGCGCGAAGGTGACCGGCTCGGTCACCCGCGCGGGTGCGGCGGTCGTCACCGCCACCGTGCCGCTGGCCGAACTGTTCGGCTACGCGACCCGGTTGCGCAGCCGCACCCAGGGCCGCGGCACCTTCACGGCCCGGCCCACCGGCTACGCGCCGGCGCCGGTCGCGACACCGGTGCGGTAG
- a CDS encoding HD domain-containing protein — protein sequence MMIPGPAEIRALHEKYAPTTEAFALVHTHCEIVWGIAEQLLSAPHLAHLDADLVRAGCLLHDIGVYRLYDDGRLDHRNYIRHGLLGHEILEAEGFPETLRRFCSHHTGVGLTRQDIVSQGLPLPPADYVAVTEEERLVMYADKFHTKSRPSAYLSPDEYAAHVRRFGADKVTGFQALRARFGDPDLAGPVPGSEAEGDATSAAVQA from the coding sequence ATGATGATTCCGGGCCCCGCAGAGATCCGGGCGCTGCACGAGAAGTACGCGCCCACCACCGAGGCGTTCGCCCTCGTCCACACGCACTGCGAGATCGTCTGGGGAATCGCCGAGCAACTCCTTTCGGCGCCTCACCTCGCCCACCTCGACGCCGATCTGGTCCGCGCCGGCTGCCTCCTCCACGACATCGGCGTCTACCGCCTCTACGACGACGGACGCCTGGACCACCGGAACTACATCCGGCACGGCCTGCTCGGCCACGAGATCCTCGAAGCGGAGGGCTTCCCCGAGACCCTCCGCCGCTTCTGCTCGCACCACACCGGAGTGGGGCTCACGCGGCAGGACATCGTGAGCCAGGGGCTGCCCCTCCCTCCCGCCGACTACGTGGCGGTGACGGAAGAGGAGAGGCTGGTGATGTACGCGGACAAGTTCCACACCAAGTCCCGGCCGTCGGCGTACCTCTCGCCGGACGAATACGCCGCCCACGTCCGCCGCTTCGGCGCGGACAAGGTGACCGGTTTCCAGGCGCTGCGCGCGCGGTTCGGCGACCCGGACCTCGCCGGGCCCGTGCCGGGCTCCGAGGCGGAGGGAGACGCCACGAGCGCCGCCGTTCAGGCGTAG
- a CDS encoding ATP-binding protein, which yields MRVAFVGKGGSGKTTLSALFSRHLARSGAPVLAIDGDINQHLAEALGGEEKPAPALGAHLPGIKDYLRGDNPRIPSPEAMIKTTPPGRGSRLLRPLGGDELHTRHVGRAGGVPLMVTGEFDESDLGVACYHSKLGAVELYLGHLVDGPGEYVVVDMTAGADAFASGLFTRFDITFLVAEPTRKGVSVYRQYRDHAEQFGIRVAVVGNKVTGEDDLLFLKEQVGDDLLTHLVQSPWIRAAEQGRTEPGPEALNSLEPHNRHALTILREAVDSHPRDGDRLHRHAVEFHLRNVHAWADARTGEDLAAQVDPDYVPGPAALP from the coding sequence GTGAGGGTCGCGTTCGTCGGCAAGGGCGGCAGCGGCAAGACCACGCTGTCCGCGCTCTTCTCCCGTCACCTGGCGCGCTCCGGCGCCCCGGTCCTCGCCATCGACGGCGACATCAACCAGCACCTGGCCGAGGCACTCGGCGGCGAGGAGAAGCCCGCGCCTGCCCTGGGCGCGCACCTGCCCGGCATCAAGGACTACCTCCGGGGCGACAACCCCCGCATCCCCTCCCCCGAGGCGATGATCAAGACGACCCCGCCGGGCCGCGGCTCGCGCCTGCTGCGCCCGCTCGGCGGGGACGAACTGCACACGCGGCACGTCGGCCGGGCGGGCGGCGTGCCCCTCATGGTGACGGGCGAGTTCGACGAGTCCGACCTGGGTGTGGCCTGCTACCACTCCAAGCTCGGCGCGGTCGAGCTGTACCTCGGGCATCTGGTGGACGGACCCGGCGAGTACGTCGTGGTCGACATGACGGCGGGCGCCGACGCCTTCGCCTCGGGCCTGTTCACCCGCTTCGACATCACGTTCCTGGTGGCGGAACCCACCCGCAAGGGCGTCTCGGTGTACCGCCAGTACCGTGACCACGCTGAACAGTTCGGCATCCGCGTCGCGGTCGTCGGCAACAAGGTGACCGGCGAGGACGACCTGCTCTTCCTCAAGGAGCAGGTGGGCGACGACCTCCTGACCCACCTGGTCCAGTCGCCCTGGATCCGCGCGGCCGAGCAGGGCCGCACGGAGCCCGGACCGGAGGCCCTGAACTCCCTGGAGCCGCACAACCGCCATGCCCTGACGATCCTGCGCGAGGCGGTCGACTCCCACCCACGCGACGGGGACCGCCTCCACCGCCACGCGGTCGAGTTCCATCTGCGCAACGTCCACGCCTGGGCGGATGCCCGCACGGGCGAGGACCTGGCGGCGCAGGTGGACCCGGACTACGTGCCGGGGCCGGCCGCCCTGCCCTGA
- a CDS encoding ABC transporter substrate-binding protein — MQVRDQSIKSHRRFLTALALVPCLAGCFASPGGESSSQGGPSGSRLRVALAFPPAENFSPYGADATLLSRLGVTEGLTALDANGAAAPALAQSWRRENDRTWRFTLREATFQDGTDVTPAAVAAALTHATKAEPAPAALAGVTLGAQADGDRGIRITTAAPDPVLPMRLAGPSLAILSPKAYGKKGNPTPVGTATGPFEITKVNGGGSATLDRYDDYWGGLAHATGIDARFVKDGTARANAVRTGDVDIAEAIPVAQAATLDKATLREAGTTRTTSLQLNTETGPFKDPELRAAARTAIDSSALVKGVFEGYADPGVGIFGPAVTWAESKRVKPAGRAQAARPDGTPITLATYDNRPELPEVAQVVQQQLQKAGFTVKLEVREYSRLESDALAGKFDAFIGARNSLLDTGDPVGILGSDYTCDGAYNLAQLCDKKTDRAIAEAVETDGTGERQDAAMAAEAAILGTDTVVPLAHQQIIAGVSTKVRGLLLDPYERTLVGTGTRTRR, encoded by the coding sequence GTGCAAGTGCGTGATCAGAGCATCAAAAGCCACCGCCGGTTCCTCACCGCCCTCGCCCTCGTGCCGTGCCTGGCCGGCTGCTTCGCCTCCCCCGGCGGCGAGTCGTCGTCGCAGGGCGGGCCGTCGGGGTCGCGGCTGCGCGTCGCTCTCGCCTTCCCGCCCGCCGAGAACTTCTCGCCGTACGGAGCCGACGCCACGCTGCTCAGCCGCCTCGGCGTCACCGAGGGGCTGACCGCCCTGGACGCCAACGGTGCCGCGGCCCCCGCGCTCGCACAGTCCTGGCGCCGGGAGAACGACCGCACCTGGCGGTTCACCCTGCGCGAGGCCACCTTCCAGGACGGCACGGACGTCACCCCCGCCGCCGTGGCCGCCGCGCTCACCCACGCCACGAAGGCCGAGCCCGCACCCGCCGCCCTCGCCGGCGTCACCCTCGGCGCGCAGGCCGACGGCGACCGCGGCATCCGCATCACCACCGCGGCGCCCGACCCCGTCCTGCCCATGCGCCTGGCCGGCCCGAGCCTGGCGATCCTCTCCCCGAAGGCGTACGGGAAGAAGGGCAACCCCACTCCGGTCGGCACCGCCACCGGGCCCTTCGAGATCACCAAGGTCAACGGCGGCGGCTCCGCCACCCTCGACCGCTACGACGACTACTGGGGCGGCCTCGCCCACGCCACCGGCATCGACGCGCGCTTCGTCAAGGACGGCACCGCCCGCGCCAACGCCGTACGCACCGGCGACGTCGACATCGCCGAGGCGATCCCCGTCGCCCAGGCCGCCACACTCGACAAGGCCACCCTCAGGGAAGCCGGCACCACCCGCACCACCAGCCTGCAGCTCAATACGGAGACCGGGCCCTTCAAGGACCCGGAGCTGCGCGCCGCCGCTCGCACCGCGATCGACTCCTCCGCCCTCGTCAAGGGCGTCTTCGAGGGGTACGCCGACCCGGGCGTCGGCATCTTCGGGCCCGCCGTCACCTGGGCCGAGAGCAAGCGGGTGAAGCCGGCCGGGCGCGCGCAGGCCGCCCGGCCCGACGGCACGCCGATCACCCTCGCCACCTACGACAACCGACCCGAGCTTCCCGAGGTCGCCCAGGTCGTGCAACAGCAGCTCCAGAAGGCCGGCTTCACGGTGAAACTGGAGGTCCGCGAGTACTCACGGCTGGAGAGCGACGCGCTCGCCGGGAAGTTCGACGCGTTCATCGGCGCCCGCAACAGCCTCCTGGACACCGGCGACCCCGTCGGCATCCTCGGCAGCGACTACACCTGCGACGGCGCCTACAACCTGGCCCAGCTGTGCGACAAGAAGACCGACCGGGCCATCGCCGAGGCCGTCGAGACCGACGGCACCGGTGAGCGGCAGGACGCCGCCATGGCAGCCGAAGCCGCGATCCTCGGCACGGACACGGTCGTCCCGCTGGCCCACCAGCAGATCATCGCCGGCGTCTCCACCAAGGTCCGGGGCCTGCTGCTCGACCCGTACGAGCGGACCCTGGTGGGCACGGGAACACGAACGCGACGCTGA
- a CDS encoding RidA family protein — protein sequence MTTIDVYDHGIPAESHFGYAQAIRSGDLIHVSGQLSFDEAGVFHPEDGVAAQLEQTYANLDKVLAHYGATRNQVVSQTLYTVGLVGNAEVVAKGNRAYFGTHRPVSTALGVTELTFPGQLVEISCVIDTKLPA from the coding sequence GTGACGACCATCGACGTCTACGACCACGGCATCCCGGCCGAGAGCCACTTCGGCTACGCGCAGGCGATCAGGTCCGGTGACCTGATCCACGTCTCGGGGCAGCTCTCGTTCGACGAGGCGGGTGTCTTCCACCCCGAGGACGGCGTCGCCGCCCAGCTCGAGCAGACCTACGCCAACCTCGACAAGGTTCTGGCCCATTACGGCGCCACCCGCAACCAGGTCGTCTCCCAGACGCTGTACACGGTGGGCCTGGTGGGCAACGCCGAGGTGGTGGCGAAGGGCAACCGGGCGTACTTCGGCACCCATCGGCCGGTCAGCACGGCCCTGGGCGTCACCGAACTGACCTTTCCCGGGCAGCTCGTCGAGATCAGCTGCGTGATCGACACGAAGCTGCCTGCCTGA
- a CDS encoding winged helix-turn-helix transcriptional regulator encodes MVTKQLRDLPENADLRRADSLAREIFSDVANKWALLIIEALGERTLRFSELRDEVEGVSHKMLTQNLRMLERNGLVSRKVHPTVPPKVEYTLTEPGRALRATVDAICGWTHQYLAHIEAARGRFDF; translated from the coding sequence ATGGTGACCAAGCAGTTGAGAGACCTGCCGGAGAACGCGGACCTGCGGAGGGCGGATTCCCTGGCGCGGGAGATCTTCTCGGACGTCGCCAACAAGTGGGCGCTGCTGATCATCGAGGCCCTCGGGGAACGCACCCTGCGCTTCAGCGAGTTGCGCGACGAGGTCGAGGGCGTCAGCCACAAGATGCTGACCCAGAACCTGCGGATGCTGGAGCGCAACGGCCTGGTCTCCCGGAAGGTGCACCCCACCGTGCCGCCCAAGGTCGAGTACACGCTCACCGAGCCGGGCCGGGCCCTGCGCGCCACGGTCGACGCGATCTGCGGCTGGACTCACCAGTACCTCGCTCACATCGAGGCGGCCCGCGGGCGGTTCGACTTCTGA
- a CDS encoding CDP-alcohol phosphatidyltransferase family protein, with protein sequence MALNNTYDARLQQETALGAGAQVLLLALIGTAIGMGPAGWLTGLAFAIATWAVLSRALHRSRLRSFGAANRVTLGRATLVGGVTALVADSFQSSPPVTLFVGLTAVALILDGVDGKVARRTGTSTPLGARFDMEVDAFLILVLSVYVSTQLGPWVLLIGGMRYVFVAAAKVWPWLTAALPPSTARKTVAALQGVLLLLAGADLLPHTANFGVAALALGLLVWSFGRDVLWLYRTSRIEESVAPRQVRELVAS encoded by the coding sequence GTGGCCCTGAACAACACTTACGACGCGAGGCTCCAGCAGGAGACCGCCCTGGGGGCGGGCGCGCAGGTCCTGCTGCTGGCCCTGATCGGTACGGCGATCGGGATGGGCCCGGCGGGCTGGCTGACCGGCCTCGCGTTCGCGATCGCCACCTGGGCGGTGCTCTCCCGCGCCCTGCACCGCTCCCGGCTGCGGTCGTTCGGCGCGGCCAATCGGGTCACCCTCGGCCGGGCCACCCTCGTCGGCGGGGTCACCGCGCTGGTCGCCGACTCCTTCCAGAGTTCACCGCCCGTGACGCTGTTCGTCGGCCTGACGGCGGTGGCGCTGATCCTCGACGGCGTCGACGGCAAGGTCGCCCGCCGCACCGGCACCTCGACCCCGCTGGGCGCGCGCTTCGACATGGAGGTCGACGCGTTTCTGATCCTGGTGCTCAGCGTGTACGTGTCCACGCAACTGGGCCCGTGGGTGCTGCTGATCGGCGGCATGCGCTACGTCTTCGTCGCCGCGGCCAAGGTGTGGCCCTGGCTGACCGCCGCGCTCCCGCCGAGCACGGCCCGGAAGACCGTCGCCGCGCTCCAGGGTGTGCTGCTGCTCCTGGCGGGCGCCGATCTGCTGCCCCACACGGCCAACTTCGGGGTCGCGGCCCTGGCGCTGGGCCTGCTGGTCTGGTCGTTCGGGCGTGACGTGCTGTGGCTGTACCGGACCTCGCGCATCGAGGAGTCGGTGGCGCCCCGTCAGGTACGGGAACTGGTGGCGAGCTGA